From Rutidosis leptorrhynchoides isolate AG116_Rl617_1_P2 chromosome 3, CSIRO_AGI_Rlap_v1, whole genome shotgun sequence, a single genomic window includes:
- the LOC139898257 gene encoding auxin response factor 19-like, protein MKKDVDAQIPNYSNLQSKLLCILHTVTLHADPETDEVYAQMTLQPVPSFDKEALLRSDFSTKINKPQTQFFCKTLTASDTSTHGGFSVPRRAAEKIFPPLDFSMQPPVQELVARDLHDTQWTFRHIYRGQPKRHLLTTGWSLFVSGKRLFAGDSVLFIRDENQQLLLGIRRANRQPTNLSSSVLSSDSMHIGILAAAAHAAANNSPFTVFYNPRASPSEFVIPLAKYYKSVCSNQISLGMRFRMMFETEESGTRRYMGTITGISDLDPVRWKNSQWRNLQIGWDESTGGERRTRVSVWEIEPVTAPFFICPTPPFYRPKRPRQPGMPDDESADLDNLFKRTMPWLGEDMAPKDPGLSLVQWMNMQQSSSLSNPVQPNYLNPLSGSVLQHYGAPQMLTQNNLQFNGQRSTQIDQLQKMPQTATMSPLASMMQPQQPLTDPSQQLMRQNLTSQTMPQNQTQSQNLPQNLSMQNHHLYKTVVSQSQSPSQSQSQSQQNNLLPPQFSDQQVSHQQLQMSDNQIPLQLLQKLHQQQQSLMGQQSATQQSQDQQKPLIDVGQSQSFSRSMSTSQTLDTSQAPGTPVSQQMSRNISQGNMRFSHLSNQPKLYPTNQISTNGNSLLTGTVGQSVITDDVPSCSTSPSTNNCPTMVPSMINSVHLMNNGVENGNFVKGSPSINVSKGQSQRFLSPMTYLNNVNGTHMEFLDSSSSATSICVPQNDNHMHQNQNQSSNSQPAIQDDEVQDIPYGVNNIDNPLGMPSMILDTLTTKGMVGSSKDFENNLSPEGMNQLELSSSMVSQSFGVPDMPFNPIDPTLDDSALLNTDMWAPPPQQFQRLRTYTKVYKRGAVGRSIDISAYSGYEELKQDLARRFGIEGQLEDRQRVGWKLVYVDHEKDVLLVGDDPWEEFVSCVRCIKILSPQEVQQMSLDGDCGGGSVLPNQDCSSSDGGNV, encoded by the exons ATGAAAAAGGATGTGGATGCACAAATTCCAAACTATTCAAATCTCCAATCAAAGTTGTTATGCATCCTTCATACTGTCACGTTGCAT GCTGACCCTGAAACAGATGAAGTGTACGCTCAGATGACACTCCAGCCTGTTCCTTCG TTTGATAAAGAAGCATTATTGAGGTCAGATTTTTCAACGAAAATAAATAAGCCTCAAACGCAATTTTTTTGCAAAACGTTGACTGCGAGTGACACAAGCACTCATGGAGGATTCTCTGTTCCTCGTCGAGCAGCTGAAAAGATATTCCCTCCTCTG GATTTTTCAATGCAACCACCGGTGCAAGAGCTTGTAGCTAGGGATTTGCATGATACCCAATGGACATTTcgtcatatatatcgcg GGCAACCAAAACGTCACTTGCTCACAACTGGTTGGAGCCTATTTGTTAGTGGAAAAAGGCTATTTGCTGGCGACTCGGTCCTGTTTATTAG GGATGAGAATCAGCAGCTTCTATTGGGTATTAGACGAGCTAATAGACAGCCGACCAATTTATCGTCATCAGTTTTATCGAGTGATAGTATGCATATCGGAATCTTGGCTGCTGCGGCCCATGCAGCTGCAAACAACAGTCCTTTCACCGTCTTTTATAATCCAag GGCTAGTCCTTCTGAATTCGTTATCCCGCTAGCCAAGTACTACAAATCAGTATGCAGTAACCAAATATCTCTCGGGATGCGTTTCCGGATGATGTTTGAAACCGAAGAGTCAGGAACAAGAAG GTATATGGGTACAATTACAGGCATAAGTGATCTGGACCCCGTTAGATGGAAGAACTCACAATGGCGAAACCTACAG ATTGGGTGGGATGAGTCGACTGGCGGGGAAAGGCGTACTCGTGTTTCCGTTTGGGAGATCGAACCCGTAACCGCTCCATTTTTCATCTGCCCCACACCTCCATTTTACCGACCAAAGCGTCCAAGGCAACCAGGAATGCCAG ATGACGAATCAGCTGATCTCGACAATTTATTTAAAAGAACCATGCCTTGGCTCGGTGAAGATATGGCACCAAAAGATCCTGGTCTAAGTTTAGTCCAATGGATGAACATGCAGCAAAGCTCATCACTTTCTAACCCAGTACAACCCAATTATTTGAACCCATTATCCGGATCCGTTTTGCAACATTACGGAGCACCTCAAATGCTTACTCAAAACAACTTACAGTTCAATGGTCAAAGGTCAACACAGATTGATCAACTACAAAAGATGCCACAAACCGCCACCATGAGCCCATTAGCCTCAATGATGCAGCCTCAGCAACCGTTAACCGACCCAAGTCAGCAACTTATGAGACAGAATTTGACCAGTCAAACAATGCCTCAAAACCAAACTCAGTCCCAAAACCTTCCTCAGAATTTGTCAATGCAGAATCATCATCTATACAAAACAGTAGTTAGTCAGAGCCAGAGtccaagtcaaagtcaaagtcaaagtcaacaaaacaaCTTGTTGCCACCTCAGTTTTCAGATCAACAAGTTAGTCATCAACAGTTACAGATGTCTGATAATCAAATTCCTCTTCAACTTTTACagaagcttcatcaacaacaacaatcacTTATGGGTCAACAATCTGCAACACAACAGTCACAAGATCAGCAGAAACCGTTGATTGacgttggtcaaagtcaaagtttcTCGAGGTCAATGTCAACAAGTCAAACACTGGACACGAGTCAAGCTCCGGGCACACCAGTGTCTCAACAGATGTCAAGAAACATTAGCCAAGGGAATATGCGGTTTTCCCATCTTTCTAACCAACCGAAACTTTACCCGACCAATCAGATTTCGACAAATGGCAACAGCTTATTGACCGGGACTGTAGGTCAATCTGTGATCACGGACGATGTTCCGTCATGTTCCACCTCACCTTCGACTAATAATTGCCCAACGATGGTTCCATCAATGATAAATTCTGTTCATTTAATGAATAATGGTGTAGAAAATGGCAACTTTGTTAAAGGTTCTCCATCGATCAACGTTTCAAAAGGTCAAAGTCAACGGTTTTTGTCCCCCATGACATATTTGAATAATGTTAACGGGACCCACATGGAATTTTTGGATAGTTCATCTTCAGCTACATCAATTTGTGTACCTCAAAACGATAATCATATGCATCAGAACCAGAATCAGTCTTCGAATTCTCAACCAGCAATTCAAGATGATGAAGTTCAAGATATTCCATACGGAGTCAACAACATTGACAACCCTTTAGGGATGCCATCAATGATTCTTGACACGTTGACCACAAAAGGAATGGTGGGGTCCAGTAAAGATTTTGAAAATAATCTCAGCCCAGAAGGCATGAATCAGCTTGAACTCTCGTCATCAATGGTTTCTCAATCGTTTGGAGTACCCGATATGCCCTTCAACCCAATTGACCCCACCTTAGATGACAGCGCGTTGTTGAACACCGATATGTGGGCTCCACCTCCACAGCAGTTTCAACGATTGCGGACATATACCAAG GTTTACAAACGCGGAGCAGTTGGAAGATCGATTGATATTTCTGCTTATTCAGGTTACGAGGAGCTTAAACAAGATCTGGCTCGAAGGTTCGGCATCGAGGGTCAACTAGAGGATCGACAACGAGTCGGTTGGAAGCTTGTTTACGTGGATCATGAGAAAGATGTTCTTCTAGTGGGAGATGACCCTTGGGA AGAGTTTGTGAGCTGTGTTCGGTGCATCAAAATCTTGTCGCCTCAAGAAGTTCAACAGATGAGTTTGGATGGAGATTGTGGTGGAGGAAGTGTTCTTCCGAATCAAGATTGCAGCAGCTCGGATGGCGGAAACGTTTAA